A genomic region of Mycolicibacterium poriferae contains the following coding sequences:
- a CDS encoding lysophospholipid acyltransferase family protein: protein MWYWLFKYIFMGPLLSLLGRPKVEGLEHVPQSGPVILASNHLAVADSFYLPLVVSRRITFLAKAEYFTGTGLKGWFTRWFYTVAGQVPIDRTDADSAQSALTTAERILGEGKLLGMYPEGTRSPDGRLFKGKTGLARVALTSGVPVIPVAMIGTDVVNPPGSKMWRFGRVQVKFGKPMDFTRFDGLAGNRFIERAVIDEVMYELMRLSGQEYVDLYAADVKEGKEPGAVTPPTRLPEAAAG, encoded by the coding sequence ATGTGGTATTGGCTGTTCAAGTACATCTTCATGGGGCCGTTGTTGAGCCTGCTCGGCCGCCCCAAAGTGGAGGGCCTCGAACACGTCCCGCAGTCCGGGCCGGTGATCCTGGCCAGTAACCACCTGGCCGTCGCCGACAGCTTCTATCTGCCGCTGGTGGTCAGCCGGCGCATCACCTTCCTGGCCAAAGCCGAGTACTTCACCGGCACCGGGCTCAAGGGCTGGTTCACCCGGTGGTTCTACACCGTGGCCGGTCAGGTCCCGATCGACCGGACCGACGCGGACAGCGCGCAGAGCGCGCTGACCACCGCCGAGCGCATTCTCGGTGAAGGCAAGCTGCTCGGCATGTATCCCGAAGGCACCCGTTCGCCCGACGGCCGCCTCTTCAAGGGCAAGACAGGGCTGGCCCGGGTGGCGCTGACCAGCGGGGTGCCGGTGATCCCCGTGGCGATGATCGGCACCGACGTCGTCAACCCGCCGGGAAGCAAGATGTGGCGGTTCGGCCGGGTCCAGGTCAAGTTCGGCAAGCCGATGGACTTCACCCGCTTCGACGGACTGGCCGGAAACCGCTTCATCGAGCGCGCGGTCATCGACGAGGTGATGTACGAGTTGATGCGCCTGTCCGGTCAGGAGTACGTCGACCTCTACGCCGCTGACGTCAAAGAGGGAAAAGAACCGGGAGCGGTGACCCCGCCGACACGGCTCCCTGAGGCGGCCGCAGGCTGA
- a CDS encoding polyketide cyclase / dehydrase and lipid transport, whose amino-acid sequence MNSIQIADETFIAADPADVGAAVADQASWLRWWPDLRLTVVEDRGEVGQRWTVTGTLTGTMEVWLERMMDGVVLHYFLHAEPAGAAAWELAKMNLPAMNHRRRVAGKDMAFEVKRRLEASRPVGVSRLA is encoded by the coding sequence ATGAACAGCATCCAGATCGCCGACGAGACGTTCATCGCGGCCGATCCCGCCGACGTCGGTGCCGCTGTCGCTGATCAGGCCAGCTGGTTGCGGTGGTGGCCCGATCTGCGGCTGACCGTCGTCGAGGACCGCGGCGAAGTCGGCCAGCGCTGGACCGTCACCGGCACGTTGACGGGCACGATGGAAGTATGGCTGGAACGCATGATGGACGGCGTCGTGCTGCACTACTTCCTGCATGCCGAGCCGGCCGGTGCCGCAGCCTGGGAGTTGGCCAAGATGAACCTGCCGGCGATGAACCACCGGCGCCGGGTCGCCGGAAAGGACATGGCGTTCGAGGTCAAGCGCAGACTGGAGGCCAGCCGGCCGGTGGGGGTGTCCCGACTGGCGTGA
- a CDS encoding SRPBCC family protein, translating to MADKTAQTIYIDADPATVMDVIADIGSYPDWVAEYKETEVLESDDAGYPKVARLVLDASVLKDSMVLAYEWPADRSSVTWSLVSSTLLKSLDGAYRLVAKGTGTEVTYELSVDLIIPMIGLLKRKAERRLTDTALKDLKKRAEAD from the coding sequence GTGGCGGACAAGACGGCGCAGACCATCTACATCGATGCGGATCCCGCGACGGTGATGGACGTCATCGCAGATATCGGGTCGTATCCCGACTGGGTGGCCGAATACAAGGAGACCGAGGTACTGGAGTCCGACGACGCCGGGTATCCGAAGGTGGCCCGGCTGGTGCTGGACGCCTCGGTGCTCAAAGACAGCATGGTGCTGGCCTACGAGTGGCCGGCCGACCGCAGTTCGGTGACCTGGTCGCTGGTGTCGAGTACGTTGCTCAAGTCTCTGGACGGCGCATATCGGTTGGTGGCGAAGGGAACCGGCACCGAGGTCACCTATGAGCTCTCGGTGGATCTGATCATCCCGATGATCGGGTTGCTCAAACGCAAGGCGGAACGACGTCTGACCGACACCGCGTTGAAGGACCTGAAGAAACGAGCCGAGGCTGACTGA
- a CDS encoding ArsA family ATPase: protein MAGDCRVSLFVGKGGVGKSTLATATAVRAARAGMRVLLVSTDQAHSIGDVLGTAVVPTGRGAPTRVLADLDTADSGGGLLDALALDTLALLGDRWRDVAVLLSHRFPDSEVGDIAPEELSALPGVQEVLGLHEVGKLADSGRWELIVVDCASTADAMRMLTLPATFGLYLERAWPRHRRLAGIDDARSAALVALLERIAAGTDRLGALLSDGSRVSAHLVLTAERVVAAEAVRTLGSLALMGVQVAELIVNQILVQDDSFEYRNLPEHPAFDWYAERISEQRAVLDDLDRAIGDVALVMVPHLAGEPIGAKALGELLDSARSRDGAPPPGPLRPVVDRESGSGVDAVYRLRVQLPQVESSALTLGRVDDDLIIGVGGLRRRVRLASVLRRCTVTDAQLRGSELTVRFRPNPEVWPA, encoded by the coding sequence ATGGCCGGGGACTGCCGGGTCAGCCTGTTCGTCGGCAAGGGCGGTGTAGGCAAGTCGACGCTGGCCACCGCCACGGCAGTGCGGGCGGCGCGGGCCGGCATGCGGGTGCTGCTGGTCTCCACCGACCAGGCGCACTCCATCGGCGACGTCCTGGGGACCGCCGTCGTGCCGACCGGTCGCGGTGCGCCCACCCGAGTGCTGGCCGATCTCGACACCGCAGACTCCGGCGGTGGCCTGCTCGACGCCCTGGCGCTGGACACGCTGGCTCTGCTGGGCGACCGGTGGCGCGACGTCGCCGTGCTGCTCTCGCACAGATTCCCCGATTCCGAGGTGGGAGACATTGCCCCCGAAGAGCTTTCGGCTCTCCCCGGGGTGCAGGAGGTCCTCGGGTTGCATGAGGTCGGCAAGCTCGCCGACTCGGGCCGCTGGGAGCTGATCGTCGTCGACTGCGCATCGACAGCCGACGCGATGCGCATGCTGACCCTGCCGGCCACCTTCGGCCTCTATCTCGAGCGGGCCTGGCCGCGGCACCGCCGCCTGGCCGGCATCGACGATGCTCGTTCGGCCGCGCTGGTGGCACTGCTGGAACGCATCGCGGCCGGCACCGATCGGCTGGGCGCCCTGCTGTCCGACGGGTCGAGGGTCAGCGCCCACCTGGTGCTGACCGCGGAGCGGGTGGTGGCCGCCGAGGCGGTGCGGACGCTGGGCTCGCTGGCGTTGATGGGTGTGCAGGTAGCCGAGTTGATCGTCAATCAGATTCTGGTGCAAGATGATTCGTTCGAATACCGCAACCTTCCCGAGCACCCCGCGTTCGACTGGTACGCCGAGCGGATCTCCGAGCAGCGCGCGGTTCTCGACGATCTCGACCGCGCGATCGGTGACGTCGCGCTGGTGATGGTGCCGCATCTGGCCGGCGAGCCGATCGGCGCCAAGGCGTTGGGCGAGTTGCTCGACAGCGCCCGTTCCCGTGATGGTGCGCCGCCGCCCGGCCCGCTACGCCCGGTCGTGGACAGAGAGAGCGGCAGCGGCGTGGACGCGGTCTACCGACTGCGTGTGCAGCTGCCACAGGTCGAGTCGTCGGCGCTGACGTTGGGTAGGGTCGACGATGACCTGATCATCGGCGTCGGCGGATTGCGGCGTCGGGTTCGATTGGCATCGGTGCTGCGGCGGTGCACCGTGACCGACGCCCAATTGCGCGGCAGCGAGTTGACCGTGCGGTTCCGACCGAATCCGGAGGTGTGGCCGGCGTGA